The following nucleotide sequence is from Halomonas chromatireducens.
TTGACTGGGGGGCGAAAATCAATGCTCTGGGTTATCGGAGCCACTATTCTGGCCACCAGCTTGGTGCTCGTATTGTTGCAGAACTTCATGACACCCGGGGACGTGATGGAGCGCAAGATCGAACACCACCACGCTGTCTCGGATCCGCAGTTTCGGCGCGAGATGTCGGTTTTGCTTGGCCCTGCGATAGTGGCCGGCAATCAAGTGGCCGCGCTGCAAAACGGCGACGAGATTTTTCCGGCGATGCTGGAGGCCATTCGCTCGGCGCAGGCTTCAATCACGTTCGAGACCTTCATTTACTGGTCTGGTGACATTGGTGAAACATTCTCGAAAGCGCTCTCCGAACGTGCCCGTGCGGGCGTGCCGGTTCGCGTCACCATCGACTGGGTCGGCAGCAACAAGATGGAGCAGTCACTGCTGGACTCCATGCAGGCCGCGGGTGTGCAGTTGCATCGCTATCGGCCGTTGCACTGGTACAACCTGGGCCGCATGAACAACCGCACGCATCGCAAGCTGCTGGTGGTCGATGGCCGCATCGGGTTCACCGGCGGGGTAGGCATCGCGGATCTGTGGACTGGCGACGGAGGCGATCCCGAAAACTGGCGGGACACACACTTCCGGATTGAAGGGCCGGTAGTGGCGCAGTTGCAAGCGGCCTTCAACGACAACTGGATCAAGACCACTGGCCAGGTGCTGAACGGCCCGAGCTATTTTCCGCCCCTAGAGGAGGCGGGTGGGATGGACGCGCATGTCTTCGTTGCCTCGCCATCCGGCGGGAGCGAGAGCATGCATCTGATGTTTCTGCTGGCCATCGCGGCGGCCGAGGAGACCATCGACCTGGCGGCATCCTACTTTGTGCCCGACAGCATGTTAATCGAAGCCCTGATCGCCGCCCGTGGTCGTGAGGTTCGCGTTCGCATCCTGTTGCCTGGGCCGCACATCGATGCTGTGACTGTAAAGATCGCTTCCAAGTCGGATTGGGGCGCGCTGCTTGGCGCCGGTGCCGAGATCCACATCTATCAGCCGACCATGCTGCACACGAAACTGCTGGTCATCGATGACGAGTTTGTGTCGGTGGGTTCAACCAATTTTGACATGCGTTCGATTCGGCTCAATGACGAAGCCAGCTTGAATATCTACAGCAACGATTTCGCCACTCAGATGACCGCAGTGTTCGAGGCCGATCTCCTGTCGGCTGAACCGTATTCCCTGGCTGACTGGAAGAGCCGTCCATGGCGCGAAAAGCTGTCAGAAAAGATTCTTCTACCCATTAGATCGCAGCTTTGAAAACAGGGGAAAATTCAGTCCTGAGGCCTATGTGCTGAGGTGTTTAT
It contains:
- a CDS encoding phospholipase D-like domain-containing protein, whose amino-acid sequence is MLWVIGATILATSLVLVLLQNFMTPGDVMERKIEHHHAVSDPQFRREMSVLLGPAIVAGNQVAALQNGDEIFPAMLEAIRSAQASITFETFIYWSGDIGETFSKALSERARAGVPVRVTIDWVGSNKMEQSLLDSMQAAGVQLHRYRPLHWYNLGRMNNRTHRKLLVVDGRIGFTGGVGIADLWTGDGGDPENWRDTHFRIEGPVVAQLQAAFNDNWIKTTGQVLNGPSYFPPLEEAGGMDAHVFVASPSGGSESMHLMFLLAIAAAEETIDLAASYFVPDSMLIEALIAARGREVRVRILLPGPHIDAVTVKIASKSDWGALLGAGAEIHIYQPTMLHTKLLVIDDEFVSVGSTNFDMRSIRLNDEASLNIYSNDFATQMTAVFEADLLSAEPYSLADWKSRPWREKLSEKILLPIRSQL